The genomic stretch TGCCATCGCTCACTCCAGACGAGGGGTTGGGCCGGAAGGGAGAGATCGCTCGCGCCTTGCTCTCTTGTGGCGCCTTCAGTTCTCGTCGTTGCGAAAGAGCGAAACCGCCGTCGTCCCGTAATTCCTGGTTCGCAAGGGCTGGAGCTTGCCGACACGGGCTCCAAAGTCGCGGGACCGCGCATGCTCGAGGACGAGAATACCCCCGGGCTTTAGGATGGCATTGCGCCCGATAGTCTCGAGCACCTCTGGCACCGTGGGTTCATCGTACGGAGGATCGGCCAGTATTAAATCATACGTTGCGCTGAATGTCGACACGGCCGCCTGGGCACGCAGGCCGTGGATCGAGGCCTGCGATACAAATCCAGTCCGCTCGAGATTTGCGCGAATCGCCGACCGGGCACGCGCGTTCGCCTCAACGAAGTCGACGAACTCCGCGCCCCTGCTGAGGGCTTCAATCCCAAGTGCGCCGGACCCCGCGTACAGGTCCAAGACCCGGCGGTAGGGGAAGGCTACCTCCTCGGCGTCGAGGTCTTGGCGTCGCATCGCTTCGGCAGCAAGCATGGAGAAGATGGCTGCCTTGACCTTGTCGGTCGTCGGACGGATGTCGAGCCCCTTGGGGACATAGAGGGGACGCCCTTTGGCGCTCCCGGCGACGACACGCACCGTCAGTTCGCTTCGCCGGAGCTGCTCGCCAACGCGTGGACAGCTCGGGCGAGGGCGGCATGCTCCGATCGCTCGAGTCGCGGGTCCGATTCCAGCACACGGCTGGCGGCGCCCCGGACTCGCTCGAGGAATTCGAGATCGGTGAGCCGAGCGATGCGAAGGGGTGGAAAGCCGCTCTGCCGAAATCCGGAGAATTCTCCCGGTCCGCGCAACCGAAGGTCCTCCTCCGCGAGCTCCAATCCACTGGTCGACCGCGCGACGACGTCGAGCCGTTCCAGCGATTCCGGCGACTCCGTGCTGGCAATCAGGTAACAGGCCGCCGGCGCACTGCCGCGTCCGACCCGTCCGCGAAACTGGTGGAGCTG from Chloroflexota bacterium encodes the following:
- the rsmD gene encoding 16S rRNA (guanine(966)-N(2))-methyltransferase RsmD; the protein is MRVVAGSAKGRPLYVPKGLDIRPTTDKVKAAIFSMLAAEAMRRQDLDAEEVAFPYRRVLDLYAGSGALGIEALSRGAEFVDFVEANARARSAIRANLERTGFVSQASIHGLRAQAAVSTFSATYDLILADPPYDEPTVPEVLETIGRNAILKPGGILVLEHARSRDFGARVGKLQPLRTRNYGTTAVSLFRNDEN
- a CDS encoding DNA helicase RecG, with product QLHQFRGRVGRGSAPAACYLIASTESPESLERLDVVARSTSGLELAEEDLRLRGPGEFSGFRQSGFPPLRIARLTDLEFLERVRGAASRVLESDPRLERSEHAALARAVHALASSSGEAN